In the Desulfocurvibacter africanus subsp. africanus DSM 2603 genome, one interval contains:
- a CDS encoding MinD/ParA family protein — protein MTGTDARPEATRRGAARIVSVASGKGGVGKTSVAVNLAWALARAGRKVCLLDADLGLSNVDIYLGIRPEKTLEDVLFAGLPMEQALVPAGRNVDVISGSSGVTRMAELDRERRSLLTREFSKLNSYDYLIIDNSPGIAAQVMSICLSSDDIVMVVNPEAASVTDAYAFIKVLKENGLWRQPLVLLNRCRDRHHARTVFERFNETTRRYLSVTCRPLGAVPLDGNLPRSAALRQPVLETSPNSPASLAFLNAARILDADFEEGGAIRSGVRDFWDQSVIHLQQKPRVSEAAIAESPPSLGAVGVDRTRLTHDLRLLEAMLARVRGSAQAEPLVEDLEKVSRALRIIANRYATPPTLAVESLEGLETGMEPAPAARSSHAAADKPAPVEPSIQPSTHEDDVQVESVKGLLVICPDPYMRDVLMELAKDAGFRAVGGYATRQEAGRSAEAADLLLVSDGDNEPLDLGDILEHSSGRPVVLLDGFEGSPQVETFRERLAAVVYRPFRIGALLDVLRRFA, from the coding sequence ATGACTGGAACCGATGCGCGGCCCGAAGCGACGCGCCGCGGCGCGGCCAGGATCGTTTCCGTGGCCAGCGGCAAAGGCGGCGTTGGCAAGACCAGCGTGGCCGTGAACCTGGCCTGGGCCTTGGCCCGTGCAGGCCGCAAGGTCTGTCTGCTGGATGCCGACCTGGGCCTTTCCAACGTCGATATCTACCTGGGCATCCGGCCGGAAAAGACACTGGAGGACGTGCTCTTCGCGGGTCTGCCCATGGAGCAGGCCTTGGTCCCTGCCGGGCGGAACGTGGATGTCATCTCCGGCAGCTCGGGCGTCACGCGCATGGCCGAGTTGGACCGCGAACGCCGCTCCTTACTGACCCGTGAGTTTTCCAAGCTCAACAGCTACGATTACCTGATCATCGATAATTCGCCGGGCATAGCGGCTCAGGTCATGTCCATCTGCCTGTCCTCGGATGACATCGTCATGGTGGTCAATCCCGAGGCTGCTTCGGTTACCGACGCCTACGCCTTCATCAAGGTGCTCAAGGAAAATGGCCTGTGGCGGCAGCCTTTGGTTCTGCTCAACCGCTGCCGCGACCGACATCATGCGCGTACGGTGTTCGAGCGCTTCAACGAAACCACGCGCCGCTATCTGTCCGTTACCTGTCGACCGTTGGGCGCTGTGCCCTTGGACGGCAATCTTCCGCGTTCGGCGGCCCTGCGGCAGCCGGTGCTGGAGACGAGCCCGAACTCGCCCGCGTCTTTGGCCTTCCTGAACGCGGCCAGGATTCTGGATGCGGATTTCGAGGAAGGCGGCGCGATCCGCAGCGGCGTGCGCGACTTCTGGGATCAGTCCGTCATCCATCTGCAGCAGAAGCCGCGCGTGAGCGAAGCGGCCATCGCCGAGTCCCCGCCCTCCCTGGGCGCCGTCGGCGTGGACCGCACGCGGCTGACCCACGACCTGCGGCTGTTGGAAGCCATGCTGGCCAGGGTGCGCGGATCGGCCCAGGCCGAACCGCTTGTCGAGGATCTGGAGAAGGTCAGTCGAGCCCTGCGCATTATCGCCAACCGTTATGCAACGCCGCCGACCTTGGCTGTCGAGTCCCTGGAGGGCTTGGAAACCGGCATGGAACCCGCGCCGGCCGCGCGATCGTCGCATGCCGCCGCTGACAAGCCCGCACCCGTGGAGCCGTCGATCCAGCCGTCGACCCATGAGGACGACGTGCAGGTCGAATCCGTGAAGGGTTTGCTGGTTATCTGTCCGGACCCGTACATGCGGGATGTGCTCATGGAATTGGCCAAGGATGCCGGCTTCCGCGCCGTGGGCGGCTATGCCACGCGGCAGGAGGCGGGGCGCAGCGCCGAGGCGGCGGACCTCCTGCTGGTCTCGGATGGTGACAACGAACCCTTGGATCTGGGTGACATCCTGGAGCACTCCAGCGGCAGGCCCGTTGTCTTGCTGGACGGATTCGAAGGCAGCCCGCAGGTCGAGACTTTTCGCGAGCGCCTGGCTGCCGTGGTGTACCGGCCCTTCCGCATCGGCGCGCTGTTGGACGTGTTGCGTCGCTTCGCCTGA
- a CDS encoding STAS domain-containing protein: MDMEDRKENGRLVIRVSGRLDSATAPRFEERLMAAISGGEKRIAVNFESLEYISSAGLRVLLKAARELKTAGGGLALCCMRDYIREVFDLSGFVAIIPVVATEGEALNKIG; the protein is encoded by the coding sequence ATGGACATGGAAGACCGCAAGGAGAATGGCAGGCTGGTCATTCGCGTGTCCGGCAGGCTTGACTCCGCCACGGCCCCGCGTTTCGAGGAGCGACTCATGGCCGCGATAAGCGGTGGCGAAAAGCGTATCGCCGTGAATTTTGAAAGCCTGGAATACATCTCCAGCGCAGGGCTGCGGGTGCTGCTCAAGGCCGCCAGGGAACTCAAGACCGCGGGCGGAGGGCTGGCCCTGTGCTGCATGCGCGATTACATCCGTGAGGTTTTTGATCTTTCCGGCTTCGTGGCCATTATCCCGGTTGTAGCGACCGAAGGGGAGGCCTTGAATAAAATCGGGTAG
- a CDS encoding translocation/assembly module TamB domain-containing protein gives MAVLKRFALWTGGLLLGLAFLLTLAVGGAMVWLRSESGRAWLADKVAELTADSDTARVTVRGLGPGLPWRISIDELLVADRQGVWLRIENLLVRLSPADLLRQALRFEVISASELALQRIPESPEEPEEDKEPFSFSDLPEIRVEELDVARVLLGPELAGQAAAYSLHGKLATSQGVTTAALEARNLERAKDALVLDGRFDQPASTLSLVLQLDEASGGFLGRLLDLPGKPDLRLALRGDGPLADWSGALDASAGDLFGLESTLTLSAQEPYRIDLQGNLHLAKGLLPAEAADILGTEAEFRLVGRNESGIVDFTGSGFRAQGLRAKLQGRLNPEQRNVDLRVEAFAPGLTSLAQRQGLQLEQTAPIQIHVQGPLEKPDVRLETQVQSLQAGEVRLKGANLVLSANRQEQESGPGGLEANLELSLDTLALPGGFDFRPLRLEAAAFTPDFKQIRLSRLAVQSPGLSLRGSGQADMDGSQGTADLALTVENLSRFAQLSGMPLKGGARLAAQVALAKNGVLTAVLQGATANLAGLPEPLQSLSGPQVGLNARLAYGGREIGLNSLRVTGRELDLEAHGGTDLQDETFALVLSARVPELTAAAKAAGLEAQGSLAANGHLKGRFSQFEAGLNVTSQRLAVQGQSISNLRLTADAHGLPELAQMRLSLGADTPQGRLDAAMQASYNPEQSLARLRDARVSLPGLNVTSPELTMRTDSGLLSGNLQGKLESLQFVSALLSTPPGRLDAKGAFSLRFDAKQGKQAANLQGDFTGLAVNEIQVQEMHFQASLGDLFGTPQGRADIDIQKIEQGEMLVDSVNLAARGDLKRLTFSARTQGEFVHPFTARLQGLFEHAPDGWSAILQSLRANVADTPIILRAPARLSSQGQGQEQSYALSDLSLGVAEGTISAQGAFGANEVSGRLRIESFPAKLLPFVVPKPVSGNLRAELNLEGTPQDPRLNLDLRVREVRFPGMEQAPAVGLNAQTSYAQGRVQAQARLLGGNGMSGNIRAALPVRLSLQPFAFDAPQDGALTGAMDAKLDLTLLPPLLQWDDQLLAGTATADMNLSGTLGEPRLDGTLRMPDGRYQNLTSGTVLDKVRLVARASGQTITLEQLTATDGDGGRIKANGSADLSGQVSYELKADLRHATMVRMREVTSTASGEVSLRGNLDETTLGGRLTLERTSVSVPESQSTDIVDIEVKRINVPEALQERIEAQTSTGAGDSAMVMNLNMAIAIPNQFYVRGRGLDAEFSGNLQVGGTTKSPKLLGSLDLVRGRFTILSATLTLREGVITFTGVAPPDPQFNVLATSTANDIEARVRVTGSADNLQLAFSSDPPLPEDEVLSRLLFGKSVGSLTPLQAIQLAQAVQQIRGGGGGPDIQGGFRRFLGLDELTVGEADASTGGGYTLEAGKYITDDVYLRLDKGITSEEDKVGVVIELTPSINLESEAGTTSGMGVGLFWKKDY, from the coding sequence ATGGCTGTGCTGAAACGCTTTGCCTTATGGACAGGAGGCCTGTTGCTTGGCTTGGCCTTCCTGCTGACGCTGGCCGTCGGCGGGGCCATGGTCTGGCTGCGCTCCGAATCCGGCCGCGCCTGGTTGGCGGACAAGGTCGCCGAGCTAACGGCGGACTCGGACACGGCCCGCGTGACCGTACGCGGCCTGGGGCCTGGGCTGCCCTGGCGCATCTCCATCGACGAACTGCTGGTGGCCGATCGGCAAGGCGTCTGGCTGCGCATCGAGAACCTGCTCGTGCGCCTGTCGCCCGCCGACCTCCTGCGGCAAGCCCTGCGCTTCGAGGTGATCTCCGCCAGCGAGCTGGCGCTGCAGCGTATACCCGAAAGCCCGGAGGAGCCTGAAGAGGACAAGGAGCCGTTCTCCTTTTCCGACCTGCCCGAAATCCGCGTGGAGGAATTGGACGTTGCCCGCGTTCTGCTCGGCCCCGAATTGGCGGGCCAGGCCGCGGCGTATTCCCTGCACGGCAAGCTGGCCACCAGCCAGGGGGTGACCACGGCCGCCCTGGAAGCCCGAAATCTGGAGCGGGCCAAGGACGCGCTTGTTCTGGACGGCCGTTTCGACCAGCCCGCGAGCACGCTCTCGCTGGTGCTACAGCTTGACGAGGCCTCGGGCGGCTTCCTGGGCAGGCTGTTGGACCTGCCGGGAAAACCGGACCTGCGCCTGGCCCTGCGTGGTGACGGCCCCCTGGCGGACTGGAGCGGTGCCCTGGACGCCTCGGCCGGCGATCTCTTCGGGCTGGAAAGCACCCTGACCCTCTCGGCGCAGGAGCCGTACCGCATCGATCTGCAAGGGAACCTGCACTTGGCCAAGGGCCTGCTGCCCGCAGAAGCGGCGGATATTCTGGGCACCGAAGCCGAATTCCGACTGGTAGGCCGCAACGAGAGCGGCATTGTCGACTTCACGGGCAGCGGCTTCCGCGCCCAGGGGCTGCGTGCCAAGCTGCAAGGTCGGCTGAATCCGGAACAGCGGAACGTGGATCTGAGGGTTGAAGCTTTCGCGCCAGGATTGACCAGTTTGGCCCAACGGCAAGGGCTGCAACTGGAACAAACGGCCCCGATCCAAATACACGTCCAAGGCCCGCTGGAAAAGCCGGACGTCCGGCTGGAAACGCAGGTGCAATCCCTGCAGGCTGGCGAGGTTCGGCTCAAGGGCGCGAACCTCGTGCTCTCGGCCAACCGCCAGGAGCAGGAGTCAGGGCCGGGGGGCCTCGAGGCCAACCTGGAATTGTCCTTGGACACTCTGGCCCTGCCCGGCGGATTCGATTTTCGTCCACTGCGCCTGGAGGCAGCGGCGTTCACGCCCGACTTCAAGCAAATCCGGCTTTCCCGGCTTGCGGTGCAGAGCCCAGGCTTGTCCCTGCGCGGCTCTGGCCAAGCCGATATGGATGGATCACAGGGCACGGCCGATCTCGCGCTCACGGTCGAGAACCTGTCGCGCTTCGCGCAGTTGTCCGGCATGCCCCTCAAAGGCGGCGCCCGACTTGCGGCCCAAGTGGCCCTGGCGAAAAATGGCGTACTCACGGCCGTGCTCCAGGGCGCAACAGCCAATCTCGCGGGGTTGCCCGAGCCCTTGCAGAGCCTGAGCGGCCCACAAGTGGGCCTGAACGCCAGGCTGGCCTACGGTGGTCGGGAGATTGGCCTGAACTCGCTACGCGTGACAGGCCGAGAGCTGGATCTGGAGGCGCATGGCGGCACGGACTTGCAGGACGAAACCTTCGCCCTGGTCCTTTCGGCTCGCGTGCCGGAGCTGACCGCGGCGGCCAAGGCCGCCGGGCTGGAAGCACAAGGCAGCCTCGCCGCCAATGGCCACCTCAAGGGCCGTTTTTCGCAGTTCGAGGCAGGGCTCAACGTAACTTCGCAGCGGCTCGCAGTGCAGGGCCAGTCCATCTCCAACCTGCGCCTGACCGCCGACGCCCACGGACTGCCCGAGCTGGCGCAAATGCGCTTGAGCTTGGGCGCGGACACGCCCCAGGGTCGCCTGGATGCCGCGATGCAGGCCTCATACAACCCGGAGCAGAGCCTGGCCCGATTGCGGGACGCGCGCGTGAGCCTGCCAGGCCTGAACGTGACAAGCCCAGAGCTGACAATGCGCACTGACTCCGGACTGCTTAGCGGAAACTTGCAAGGCAAATTGGAATCCCTGCAATTCGTCTCCGCGCTCCTGAGCACGCCCCCGGGTCGCCTGGATGCCAAGGGGGCTTTCTCGCTACGCTTCGATGCCAAGCAGGGGAAGCAAGCCGCCAACCTGCAGGGAGATTTCACGGGACTGGCGGTGAATGAAATCCAGGTTCAGGAAATGCATTTCCAGGCCAGCCTGGGCGATCTGTTCGGCACTCCCCAAGGCCGAGCCGATATCGACATCCAGAAAATCGAACAGGGCGAGATGCTTGTGGATTCGGTCAACCTTGCCGCGCGAGGCGATCTGAAGCGACTCACTTTCTCGGCCCGCACGCAGGGCGAATTCGTTCATCCCTTCACGGCCAGGCTGCAAGGCTTGTTCGAGCATGCTCCCGACGGCTGGAGCGCCATCCTCCAGTCGCTGCGGGCCAACGTGGCTGACACGCCCATTATCTTGCGCGCTCCGGCGCGTCTTTCCAGCCAGGGCCAGGGCCAGGAGCAGAGCTATGCGCTGAGCGACCTCAGCCTGGGCGTTGCCGAGGGAACCATTTCAGCTCAAGGCGCTTTCGGCGCGAATGAGGTAAGCGGCAGATTACGCATCGAATCTTTTCCGGCGAAGCTGTTGCCCTTTGTTGTGCCCAAACCAGTGTCCGGCAACCTCAGAGCCGAGCTGAACCTGGAAGGGACGCCCCAGGACCCGCGCCTGAATCTGGACCTGCGCGTGCGCGAGGTGCGCTTTCCGGGAATGGAGCAGGCCCCTGCGGTCGGGCTGAACGCTCAGACCTCCTATGCCCAAGGCCGAGTACAGGCCCAGGCGCGGCTGCTGGGCGGCAATGGCATGTCCGGAAACATACGCGCCGCCTTGCCGGTCCGGTTATCCCTGCAACCGTTTGCTTTCGATGCGCCTCAGGATGGCGCGCTCACGGGCGCCATGGACGCCAAGCTGGATCTGACCCTGCTGCCACCCCTGCTCCAATGGGACGACCAGCTCCTGGCAGGCACGGCCACGGCTGATATGAATCTGTCCGGAACGCTGGGCGAGCCGAGGCTCGACGGCACGCTGCGCATGCCGGACGGACGCTACCAGAACCTGACCAGCGGCACGGTGCTGGATAAGGTGCGACTTGTAGCCAGGGCTTCCGGCCAAACCATAACGCTTGAGCAGCTCACAGCCACGGACGGCGATGGAGGGCGCATCAAAGCCAACGGCTCGGCCGATCTTTCAGGACAAGTCAGCTACGAGTTGAAGGCGGATCTGCGTCACGCGACCATGGTGCGCATGCGCGAGGTGACCAGCACGGCCAGCGGTGAGGTTTCGTTGCGCGGCAACCTGGACGAGACGACCCTCGGCGGCCGTTTGACCTTGGAACGCACAAGTGTGAGCGTACCCGAGAGCCAGTCGACCGACATCGTGGACATAGAGGTCAAACGTATCAATGTACCCGAGGCGCTACAGGAACGGATTGAAGCACAAACGAGCACCGGCGCCGGCGATAGCGCCATGGTCATGAATCTGAACATGGCCATCGCCATCCCGAACCAATTCTACGTGCGCGGCCGCGGACTGGACGCCGAGTTCAGCGGCAACCTGCAGGTAGGCGGGACCACGAAGAGTCCAAAGCTGCTCGGATCGCTGGACCTGGTACGCGGCCGCTTCACTATCCTGAGTGCGACCCTGACCCTGCGCGAGGGCGTAATCACATTCACGGGCGTCGCCCCGCCCGATCCGCAATTCAACGTGCTGGCCACTTCCACGGCCAACGACATCGAAGCCAGGGTGCGTGTGACCGGCTCGGCCGATAACCTCCAGCTCGCTTTCTCTTCCGACCCGCCGTTGCCCGAGGACGAAGTGCTCTCCAGATTGCTCTTCGGTAAATCAGTGGGCAGCCTTACGCCCCTGCAAGCCATTCAACTGGCCCAGGCCGTGCAACAGATCAGGGGCGGGGGCGGAGGCCCGGACATCCAGGGCGGATTCCGGCGTTTCCTGGGATTGGACGAATTGACGGTGGGCGAAGCCGACGCCTCGACTGGCGGCGGCTATACGTTGGAAGCGGGCAAGTACATTACGGATGACGTATACCTGCGCCTCGACAAGGGCATCACCAGCGAGGAGGACAAGGTAGGCGTCGTCATAGAGCTCACCCCTTCCATCAACCTGGAGAGCGAGGCCGGAACCACCTCGGGCATGGGCGTGGGCCTGTTCTGGAAAAAGGACTACTAG
- a CDS encoding autotransporter assembly complex protein TamA — protein sequence MAKVLILALTLAGCAKELAQDLGLARSDEPGGIPYEVKITGAPDEEMEELLLLVSALAGDDPPALVTSGLIRRRAEEDIPNLLKALHSRGYYKAEMQVEVSEGKPPLDVNYTVIPGPRFTLAQVRILVDAEPEYKAGLPSPQELGMEIGQGFRSEWVPEAQKRIRQALASQGYPFAEAAYEAVADFASNSMHITFTVQPGPFARFGETAIAMPEGLDLSPDYVRSKLPWKPGEAFDAQALAQARNNLLGTGLFSYAQFAYPEQVGENEELPLRLELRERPPRTVRAGGTYSTDLGPGVELGWEHRNLLGEGESLSVGLEANFVNRILESTYREPFFLFRENQSLILTARAADEQPEAYRSQSIDLSGVVERYIFRRTRIAGGLGFTLLNVDDPISDQDNYALFYLPLLIARDTRDNILDPGGGSLLSADGAPYYEVFGESNWFFKYTTNAQFYWSLMDEKRLILATRARFGQIPGQELSTVPATIRFYAGGGGSVRGYEYKTLSTLVDGDPVGGRSLLETSAELRWRFLDDWGLVTFLDGGRAYTDIVPDFKETYFWGTGLGVRYYTDFGPIRADLAFPLNRREEFDSHFQFYISIGQSF from the coding sequence GGTGATGATCCTCCGGCGCTGGTTACGTCCGGCCTTATCCGCCGGCGCGCCGAGGAGGATATCCCTAACTTGCTCAAAGCCCTGCACTCTCGCGGCTACTACAAGGCGGAGATGCAGGTGGAGGTCAGCGAGGGCAAGCCGCCGCTCGACGTTAATTATACCGTGATCCCTGGCCCGCGCTTCACGCTTGCCCAGGTGCGCATTTTGGTCGACGCCGAACCGGAGTACAAGGCGGGGCTACCCTCGCCCCAGGAGCTCGGCATGGAGATCGGCCAGGGCTTCAGAAGCGAATGGGTGCCCGAGGCCCAGAAACGTATCCGGCAGGCCCTGGCCAGCCAAGGGTATCCTTTTGCCGAAGCGGCCTACGAGGCTGTGGCCGATTTCGCCTCGAACAGCATGCATATCACTTTCACGGTCCAGCCGGGGCCGTTCGCCCGCTTCGGGGAAACGGCCATAGCCATGCCCGAGGGCCTTGACCTCTCGCCCGATTACGTCCGCAGCAAGCTGCCCTGGAAGCCCGGTGAAGCCTTCGACGCACAGGCCTTGGCCCAGGCTCGAAACAACCTGTTGGGCACGGGCCTGTTCTCCTACGCCCAGTTCGCTTATCCCGAGCAGGTCGGCGAGAATGAAGAGCTGCCTCTGCGGCTGGAGTTGCGCGAACGCCCGCCAAGGACCGTGCGGGCGGGCGGGACCTATTCCACGGACCTGGGGCCCGGCGTGGAATTGGGCTGGGAACACCGCAATCTGCTGGGCGAGGGTGAGAGCCTGTCCGTTGGACTGGAAGCCAACTTCGTCAACAGGATTCTGGAATCGACCTACCGCGAGCCATTCTTCCTTTTCCGGGAGAATCAGAGCCTGATCCTCACGGCCAGAGCCGCTGACGAGCAACCCGAAGCCTATCGCAGCCAGAGCATTGACCTCTCGGGCGTGGTCGAGCGATACATATTCCGGCGCACGCGCATTGCCGGCGGCCTCGGTTTCACCCTGCTCAATGTGGACGATCCCATCAGCGATCAGGACAACTACGCCCTGTTCTATCTGCCCTTGCTCATCGCGCGCGACACTCGCGATAATATCCTGGACCCTGGCGGCGGCTCGCTTTTAAGCGCCGATGGCGCCCCTTATTATGAGGTTTTCGGCGAGAGCAACTGGTTCTTCAAGTATACCACCAATGCCCAGTTCTACTGGTCCCTTATGGACGAGAAGCGGCTCATCCTGGCCACGCGGGCGCGTTTCGGCCAAATACCGGGCCAGGAGCTGTCCACCGTGCCGGCCACCATCCGGTTTTACGCAGGCGGCGGCGGTTCCGTGCGCGGCTATGAGTACAAGACCCTGAGCACCCTGGTTGACGGCGATCCGGTGGGCGGCCGCTCCCTGCTGGAAACCTCGGCGGAGTTGCGCTGGAGATTCCTCGACGACTGGGGCCTGGTGACCTTCCTGGATGGCGGTCGGGCCTATACGGATATTGTACCCGATTTCAAGGAGACCTATTTCTGGGGAACAGGCCTTGGCGTACGCTACTATACTGATTTCGGGCCCATACGCGCCGATTTGGCCTTCCCCCTCAACCGGCGAGAGGAATTCGATTCGCACTTCCAGTTCTACATCAGCATCGGGCAATCCTTCTGA